GCCCTGTCGATGTCGAGCCGCCAGTGGCCGTCCCCCGGCTCCTGCCGTGTCAATGTCAGCTCACGGACATGGACGGTCCCGGGAACCACGCTCCAGCCGTGGCTCCAGCCCACCTGCATGCGATCGGCGAACAGCGGGTTGAGCACCCGGGCCAGCAGTCCGGTGGCGAGCAGGACGTTGACGACGGCGTGCAGCAGGAGGAACGCCCCGAGCCCCCACGAGAGCGCGCGGCGCCAGCGTGTCCGGGTCCGGGACGAGGAAGGCGCAGGGGGCGGTCGCATGCGGAGCGCGAGCCTCAGTGCAGCCAACGGTTGTGCGCGCCAGGGATGCGCACGAGCGGCGCGAGCTCCAACACCTGGGCGCCAGTGTCTTCTGGGGAACCTTCCTGAAGGACTGAAAGGATTTCCGCCATGCTGGCCAGGGGGGCGACGGTCCACATCCACCGCAGCTGCTCATCGGTGATCTCGCCCAGCAGCTCGCCGTGCTCCTCGTCCACCACGGGCAGTTGGCGCACTCCGTACTGCTGCATCACTCGGAGCGCGGCCACTACCGTGTCCTGAGCGAACAGCATGACCGCCCCCACTACCCGCGCCTCCACCTCGTCCTGCCCTCGCCCGTCCACGCCCCGACCTCCACCCGTGTGACTCCTGGTACCGGCTACCTAGCAATCCCCCTGCCATGGGCCGCGGGGCTCGGGAGGTCGACCATGAAAAGCTGGAAAACGCAATAAACGCGAATTACAAGGAGCCAATCCTCATCACCGAAAGGGAACACGACCGTGGACAATCGTCGACGTGAGGGAATGCCATGGGGGAGAGGCCGGCAGCTGACAGTCGCGGCAATGGCCGCCACGCTCATCGCATGCGGGGTGGACGCGGGCGGGCCGGAGGAGCACCCGGGCGCGGCGCGGCAGGCCCTCACGACCTTGAATCCGTCGGAGGACTCCTACGCTCATGAGAGCAATGTGTCGTCCAACTACGGCTCGAGCACGTCGTTGTACGTCAAGAACGACGTGGGCGTGAGCCGCCATGCCTACCTGAAGTTCAATCTGAGCGGGCTCTCTGGCGTGACGAGCGCCAGACTGCGGGTGTACGGCAGCGCGTCGGCGGCCACGACGCTGACGGCCTCCCAGACGGCGGACACCTGGACGGAGTCGACCCTCACCTGGACCAACAAGCCCGCCGTGGGCTCCCTGGTGGGCAGTGTGCCGATCAACACCACCGCGAAGTACTACGACATCGACGTGACGTCCTACGTGAGCGCCCAGGCGAGCGCAGACGGCACGGTCTCGTTCGTGCTGCAGGAGACCGTGGGGAAGTACACCACGTTGAACAGCAGCGAGAATGCCTCGAACCCTCCCCAGTTGGAGATCACCGCCGACGGCGGCGGTGGCGGCGGCGACACCCAGGCTCCCTCGGTGCCCACGAACCTGAAGGCCACCGTGGTGTCCAGCAGCCAGCTCGACCTGAGCTGGAGCGCCTCGACGGACAACGTCGGGGTGACCGGCTATGAGCTCTACCGCAATGGCGCCTTCCTGAAGAACGTCAGTGGCACCTCGGCGAGCGATACGGGACTGGCGGCCTCGACGACCTACAGCTACTCCGTGAAGGCCCGGGACGCGGCGGGCAACGTCTCCAGTGCCAGCAGCACGGTCAGCGCCACCACCTCGAGCGGTGGCTCGACCTCCTGCACCAATGCGCTGAGCACCACCGCCGCCATCCAGAACGCGATGAAGAACGCGGCTCCCGGCGCCACCCTCCTCATCGCTCCGGGAACCTATACCGGAAGCCGGAGCACCAGCGGAGACCCCGGAGGCCAGGGCCTGTTCTACTCGGGCCAGAGCGGCACGGCTTCCAGCCCGATCGTCATGAAGAGCTGCGACCCGAGCAATCCGGCCACCCTTCGCGGTGTCGCGGTCAACGATGGCTCCTATGGCATCCATCTGACCGGGGACTATTGGCAGATCCGGGATCTCATCATCACCAACGCGCAGAAGGGCGTGATGATCGACAACGGCAATCGCAACGTGCTGAGCAACCTCGAGGTCCACGTCATCGGCGACGAGGGCGTGCACTTCCGCGACGGCAGCTCGTACAACACCCTGGAGAACTCCAGGATCCACGACACGGGCAGGTATCAGGCGGCCTACGGTGAAGGCGCCTATGTCGGCTCGGATGCCAGCTCGGCGTACGAGCACGTCGTCATCGGCAACGTCATCCGATACACGAACTTCGACGGCGGCATCACGGCGGAGCACATCGACATCAAGGAAGGCGCGGACGGCACCCTCGTGGAGCACTGCACATTCAATGGCACGGGCATCTCCGGAGCCAACAG
This is a stretch of genomic DNA from Archangium violaceum. It encodes these proteins:
- a CDS encoding DUF7594 domain-containing protein, coding for MAATLIACGVDAGGPEEHPGAARQALTTLNPSEDSYAHESNVSSNYGSSTSLYVKNDVGVSRHAYLKFNLSGLSGVTSARLRVYGSASAATTLTASQTADTWTESTLTWTNKPAVGSLVGSVPINTTAKYYDIDVTSYVSAQASADGTVSFVLQETVGKYTTLNSSENASNPPQLEITADGGGGGGDTQAPSVPTNLKATVVSSSQLDLSWSASTDNVGVTGYELYRNGAFLKNVSGTSASDTGLAASTTYSYSVKARDAAGNVSSASSTVSATTSSGGSTSCTNALSTTAAIQNAMKNAAPGATLLIAPGTYTGSRSTSGDPGGQGLFYSGQSGTASSPIVMKSCDPSNPATLRGVAVNDGSYGIHLTGDYWQIRDLIITNAQKGVMIDNGNRNVLSNLEVHVIGDEGVHFRDGSSYNTLENSRIHDTGRYQAAYGEGAYVGSDASSAYEHVVIGNVIRYTNFDGGITAEHIDIKEGADGTLVEHCTFNGTGISGANSADSFVDVKGVNTLIRYNQGFRNGNTLVVDAFQVRTHGTGYATGVNNSFHDNTVDLDDSAGYVVYATSAAQGTTAANDVRIGGGNLYNSNVNR
- a CDS encoding CBS domain-containing protein, with amino-acid sequence MDGRGQDEVEARVVGAVMLFAQDTVVAALRVMQQYGVRQLPVVDEEHGELLGEITDEQLRWMWTVAPLASMAEILSVLQEGSPEDTGAQVLELAPLVRIPGAHNRWLH